One Paraburkholderia sp. HP33-1 genomic region harbors:
- a CDS encoding purine-cytosine permease family protein produces MQNSGQSPLKVSYQEDPRVAEEQRDTEYSGHIVPPGARVNRGALALSASSLISGLVWLFYGALVASLVGTHEALIGMLVSLAAFIVINWPLAKWGTRHGLDATLMSRRVFGYSGAALISLLTAANVTYYAVFESSVVASAMKSYLGGPDLRIWYLIVVAAMLPLMRGSVQTWMGKLNGILLPLFLAGLVASVVVTGVNSGWNMNWTSTKGVIPPQVLGIPGWLFAFVLYMGTWLQMPLTLDFSRFGRPQDLGFHRGVSFGFVFFSFSYFINGVVGIFLVQASGLDVAVNEAGVVSAILKALGIWGLLFVLVTQVRINTLNYYLASMHWQRLAKRYLRLDFSRLTWVLLTGVVVFGLMLTDVFGYLQRALMWQGVFIVSWVGIVMTHLILTREDRENGPEFRPGRLPSVSAGLAAWLAASVIGIVIAENKAAFPVASNLAPLITLVASVVLYLLVRRQVLKSVLDRVDDPRDAVKDPWGAYIACHVCDRSYLVMEMDSDPSAGGAGICAACAMNHGAFRLACLPQASGATVVSDVQ; encoded by the coding sequence GTGCAGAACAGCGGGCAGTCTCCGCTGAAAGTGAGTTATCAGGAGGATCCGCGGGTAGCTGAAGAACAACGCGACACCGAATACAGTGGCCATATCGTGCCGCCTGGTGCACGTGTCAATCGTGGTGCGCTGGCCCTGTCTGCGTCGTCGCTGATTAGCGGTTTGGTGTGGCTGTTCTATGGCGCTCTGGTTGCGAGTCTGGTCGGCACACACGAGGCGCTGATCGGCATGCTGGTTTCGCTGGCCGCGTTTATCGTGATCAACTGGCCGCTCGCGAAATGGGGCACCAGGCACGGTCTGGATGCAACGCTGATGAGCCGGCGTGTATTCGGTTATTCGGGTGCGGCGTTGATCTCGTTGTTGACCGCTGCAAATGTGACGTACTACGCCGTGTTCGAGAGCAGCGTCGTGGCTTCGGCCATGAAGAGCTATTTGGGCGGACCGGATCTGCGCATCTGGTACCTGATCGTGGTCGCTGCGATGCTGCCGCTGATGCGAGGGAGCGTGCAGACCTGGATGGGCAAGCTCAACGGCATCCTGCTGCCCTTGTTCCTCGCTGGTCTCGTCGCGTCGGTGGTGGTAACCGGTGTGAACAGCGGTTGGAACATGAACTGGACCTCCACGAAGGGCGTGATTCCACCGCAGGTGCTCGGCATTCCTGGATGGCTGTTTGCCTTTGTGCTCTATATGGGCACCTGGTTGCAGATGCCGCTCACGCTTGATTTCTCCCGCTTTGGCCGTCCTCAGGATCTCGGCTTTCATCGAGGCGTGTCGTTCGGCTTCGTGTTCTTCTCGTTCTCCTACTTCATCAATGGCGTCGTTGGCATTTTCCTGGTTCAGGCCTCAGGCCTCGATGTGGCCGTCAACGAGGCGGGTGTCGTCAGCGCGATCCTCAAGGCCCTCGGGATATGGGGCCTGCTGTTCGTGCTCGTCACGCAGGTTCGCATCAACACGCTCAACTATTACCTCGCATCGATGCACTGGCAGCGTCTCGCGAAGCGCTACCTCCGGCTTGATTTCTCGCGTCTGACCTGGGTGCTGTTGACCGGTGTCGTCGTGTTCGGGCTGATGCTGACGGACGTGTTTGGCTATCTGCAGCGTGCGCTGATGTGGCAGGGTGTATTTATCGTGAGCTGGGTTGGTATCGTGATGACACACCTGATCCTGACACGCGAGGATCGTGAGAACGGGCCTGAATTCCGTCCGGGCCGCTTGCCGTCCGTGAGTGCTGGACTGGCTGCCTGGCTGGCGGCATCGGTGATCGGCATCGTCATTGCCGAGAACAAGGCGGCGTTTCCTGTTGCCTCGAATCTTGCTCCGCTGATTACGCTGGTTGCGAGCGTGGTGCTGTACCTGTTGGTACGTCGTCAGGTGCTCAAGTCTGTGCTGGATCGCGTTGATGATCCGCGCGATGCTGTGAAAGATCCTTGGGGTGCGTACATCGCCTGCCATGTGTGTGATCGCTCGTATCTGGTCATGGAAATGGACAGCGATCCGAGCGCCGGTGGTGCGGGTATCTGTGCGGCGTGTGCGATGAATCATGGTGCGTTCCGGCTGGCTTGCCTGCCGCAGGCATCCGGGGCCACGGTTGTGAGCGACGTGCAGTAA
- a CDS encoding FadR/GntR family transcriptional regulator produces the protein MNDRKTKGLPDQIYGDILNRILEGEYKEGERLPTEHALAERFATSRPTVREALARLRADGIISTRHGSGTTVARRPDPDVRRFAPLETLSDIRRCYEFRIVTEAGAAAQAALKADADDIAAIQHAWDELERIIEAQGIGAKDDFLFHQAVARASKNPFFITVMSFIEEQILFSMNLSRNLSLVKTVERQRLVQAEHMAVLDAIRRKDAAGAGAAMRAHLENALERMFGS, from the coding sequence ATGAACGATCGAAAAACCAAGGGCTTACCCGACCAGATCTACGGCGACATTCTCAACCGCATCCTCGAAGGCGAGTACAAGGAAGGCGAGCGATTGCCGACCGAGCACGCGCTGGCGGAGCGTTTCGCCACATCCAGGCCGACCGTGCGCGAGGCGCTTGCGCGGTTGCGGGCCGACGGCATTATCTCGACGCGGCACGGCTCCGGCACGACCGTCGCGCGGCGGCCCGACCCGGATGTGCGCCGCTTCGCTCCGCTCGAGACGCTCTCTGATATCCGCCGCTGCTATGAATTTCGCATCGTGACCGAGGCGGGCGCGGCCGCGCAGGCGGCGCTGAAAGCCGATGCCGACGACATCGCCGCGATCCAGCATGCGTGGGACGAGCTCGAGCGCATCATCGAGGCGCAGGGGATCGGCGCGAAGGACGACTTCCTGTTCCACCAGGCGGTCGCGCGCGCGTCGAAGAACCCGTTTTTCATCACGGTGATGTCGTTCATCGAGGAACAGATCCTGTTCAGCATGAACCTGTCGCGCAATCTGTCGCTCGTCAAAACGGTCGAGCGACAGCGGCTCGTGCAGGCCGAGCACATGGCGGTGCTCGACGCGATCCGCCGCAAGGACGCGGCGGGCGCGGGCGCGGCGATGCGCGCGCATCTCGAGAACGCGCTCGAACGGATGTTCGGCTCCTGA
- a CDS encoding carbon-nitrogen hydrolase family protein, whose translation MALTQMQPSLDVQRNLRIALELVREAGEREADLIVLPENALCIGTNQKMREAAVRLDGPELDALRAAAREVRAVVVLGGAKCLGSDGQIRNSALVIDAQGEIAACYDKLHLFNATVAGTVFNASAVEQAGDHLQIVEVKGVKVGLSICYDIRFPEMYRSLARAGAQVLLIPAAFTYTTGQAHWEVLVRARAIESGAYVIASATIRGDHSAQEGFETWGHALAVDPWGAVLADLGTAGQAVQIVPLRPSEVERVRTSLPVLAGGRHDVYGQQPASAVISEGDLNA comes from the coding sequence GTGGCCCTGACGCAGATGCAGCCGTCTCTGGATGTTCAACGCAACCTGCGCATCGCGCTCGAACTGGTGCGCGAGGCAGGTGAGCGGGAGGCCGACCTGATCGTGCTTCCCGAGAACGCGTTGTGCATTGGCACTAACCAGAAAATGCGCGAAGCGGCCGTTCGTCTCGACGGACCCGAGCTCGACGCGCTGCGGGCGGCTGCCCGGGAGGTGCGGGCAGTCGTGGTGCTGGGCGGCGCAAAGTGTCTCGGCAGCGACGGCCAGATCCGTAATTCGGCGCTCGTGATCGATGCGCAAGGCGAGATCGCCGCCTGCTACGACAAGCTGCATCTGTTCAATGCTACGGTTGCTGGCACGGTCTTCAATGCCTCGGCAGTCGAGCAGGCGGGCGATCACCTGCAGATCGTCGAGGTCAAGGGCGTGAAGGTCGGCCTGAGCATCTGCTACGACATCCGCTTCCCCGAGATGTACCGCAGTCTCGCCCGCGCGGGCGCTCAGGTGCTGCTGATTCCAGCGGCATTCACTTACACTACGGGGCAGGCGCATTGGGAAGTCCTGGTGCGCGCCCGTGCAATTGAAAGTGGCGCATATGTGATCGCCTCGGCGACAATTCGCGGGGATCATAGTGCGCAGGAAGGCTTCGAGACCTGGGGGCATGCGCTTGCGGTCGATCCGTGGGGGGCCGTGCTTGCTGATCTCGGTACGGCCGGGCAGGCGGTGCAGATCGTGCCGCTGCGTCCGAGCGAGGTGGAACGGGTACGCACCAGCCTACCGGTGCTAGCCGGTGGTCGACATGACGTTTATGGTCAGCAGCCGGCATCCGCTGTGATCTCCGAAGGAGACCTCAATGCCTGA
- a CDS encoding maleate cis-trans isomerase family protein gives MNYRIGMVVPSSNTTMETEIPAMLRARELFYPDERFTFHGSRMRMKHVTAEELKAMDADSLRCAQELADAQVDVLAYACLVAIMAQGRGYHRVSQENLNNVAKRDTGRDIPVVSSAGALVEALKHLGAKRISVIAPYMKPLTGLVCDYIAAEGFEVHDALSLEVSDNLAVGRLNPLNLVDLSSKVSTHGVDALVISACVQMPSLPAVQSVQDRFDIPVLSASVATTWRILKQLGLEPRVPQAGNLLA, from the coding sequence ATGAACTATCGTATCGGTATGGTGGTGCCGAGTTCCAACACCACCATGGAAACCGAAATTCCAGCCATGCTGCGCGCGCGCGAGCTGTTCTATCCGGACGAGCGTTTCACGTTCCATGGCTCGCGCATGCGCATGAAACATGTGACTGCCGAAGAACTCAAGGCCATGGATGCCGATTCGCTGCGCTGCGCGCAGGAGCTTGCGGACGCCCAGGTCGACGTGCTGGCGTATGCGTGTCTCGTCGCGATCATGGCGCAGGGCCGCGGTTATCACCGTGTAAGTCAGGAGAACCTCAACAATGTCGCGAAGCGCGATACCGGCCGCGACATTCCGGTCGTTTCCTCGGCCGGTGCATTGGTTGAGGCGCTCAAGCATCTTGGCGCCAAACGCATCTCGGTAATCGCCCCCTACATGAAGCCACTAACTGGCCTCGTCTGCGATTACATCGCGGCGGAAGGCTTCGAAGTGCACGATGCGTTGAGCCTCGAAGTGTCGGATAACCTCGCAGTCGGACGCCTCAATCCACTCAATCTCGTCGATCTGTCGAGCAAGGTCAGTACCCATGGCGTCGATGCACTCGTGATCAGCGCCTGTGTGCAGATGCCTTCCCTGCCGGCTGTGCAGTCCGTGCAGGATCGCTTCGACATTCCAGTCCTGTCGGCATCGGTCGCAACGACCTGGCGCATTCTCAAGCAGCTCGGACTTGAGCCGCGCGTTCCTCAGGCAGGCAACCTTCTCGCTTGA
- a CDS encoding SUMF1/EgtB/PvdO family nonheme iron enzyme — MNRDPAPHHPLVQRLIDARQVTDALFAIVKPDYLYERPIRERHRVVFYIGHLEAFDRNLLDQRLFDLPAFAPELDQLFAFGIDPVGGGFPTDQPGDWPPLDTVREYVTRARRQIDAALDEPGNPAHEQAATQLLNVAIEHRLMHAETLAYMLHQLPLAQKNTALREPVVTRTERRDALVSMVSVPAGTAVLGMSRDAGRFGWDNEFGELDVEVPAFEIDRYMVTNGAFLEFLEDGGYLEPKWWSPKDWTWKQAEHIEHPAGWSQRAAQDGRAAWTLRTMFDDLPLPLDWPVYVSHAEASAYARWAGKALPTEAQWQRAAHGVPQAASGNFDFRNWDPRPVDEHLDNVSTFGVQGQFGNGWEWTSTLFEALPGFEAFPFYPGYSANFFDGQHYVLKGGSARTALCMLRPEFRNWFQPHYQYVYAGFRCVRG, encoded by the coding sequence ATGAATCGCGACCCTGCCCCCCATCACCCGCTCGTGCAGCGCCTGATCGACGCGCGTCAAGTCACCGACGCCCTGTTTGCGATCGTCAAACCCGACTATCTGTATGAACGGCCGATCCGCGAGCGTCACCGCGTCGTGTTCTACATCGGCCATCTCGAAGCATTCGATCGCAATCTGCTCGACCAGCGTCTGTTCGATCTGCCGGCTTTCGCGCCGGAGCTCGATCAATTGTTCGCATTTGGCATCGATCCCGTTGGCGGCGGCTTTCCTACCGATCAACCCGGCGATTGGCCCCCGCTTGACACCGTGCGCGAGTATGTAACGCGCGCGCGCCGGCAGATCGACGCCGCGCTTGACGAGCCTGGCAACCCGGCGCACGAACAGGCGGCCACGCAGTTGTTGAACGTCGCGATCGAGCATCGCTTGATGCATGCGGAAACGCTCGCGTACATGCTGCATCAGTTGCCGCTCGCGCAGAAGAACACCGCACTGCGCGAGCCCGTGGTGACGCGCACGGAACGGCGCGACGCGTTGGTGTCGATGGTCAGCGTGCCTGCCGGCACGGCCGTGCTAGGGATGTCGCGCGACGCTGGCCGTTTCGGCTGGGACAATGAGTTCGGCGAACTGGACGTGGAGGTACCCGCATTCGAGATCGATCGGTACATGGTCACGAACGGTGCGTTCCTCGAGTTCCTCGAAGACGGCGGTTATCTCGAGCCGAAGTGGTGGTCGCCGAAGGACTGGACATGGAAGCAGGCGGAACACATCGAGCATCCTGCCGGCTGGTCGCAACGCGCGGCGCAAGACGGCCGCGCCGCATGGACGCTGCGCACGATGTTCGACGACCTGCCCTTGCCGCTCGACTGGCCCGTCTACGTGAGCCACGCCGAAGCGAGCGCGTACGCGCGCTGGGCCGGCAAAGCCTTGCCGACGGAGGCGCAATGGCAACGCGCGGCGCACGGTGTGCCGCAAGCAGCGTCGGGCAACTTCGATTTCCGGAACTGGGACCCGCGGCCGGTGGATGAGCATCTGGATAACGTCAGCACGTTCGGCGTGCAAGGGCAGTTTGGCAACGGCTGGGAGTGGACTTCGACGCTATTCGAAGCGCTGCCGGGTTTCGAAGCGTTTCCGTTCTATCCCGGCTATTCGGCCAACTTCTTCGATGGCCAGCACTACGTGTTGAAGGGCGGCTCGGCGCGTACCGCGCTGTGCATGCTGCGGCCGGAATTTCGCAACTGGTTTCAGCCACATTATCAGTATGTGTATGCGGGGTTTCGGTGTGTGCGGGGTTGA
- a CDS encoding helix-turn-helix domain-containing protein: MRQICMPQGLSTEELPKLETLICSARSVPRGEALYRSGDRFDSIYAVRSGSMKTVMIHRDGREQVTGLRLAGEPLGLDGISTDMHACSAVALEDSTVCIVPYSALKLLCREISSIQERMHKLLGAQIVSEAAQMMVLGSLSADERVAAFLLDVSQRNAQRGYSWSEFNLRMTREDMGSYLGMTLETVSRTLSRFQKRGLIDTQGKHIRIVDLEGLRQV, from the coding sequence ATGCGCCAGATCTGCATGCCGCAAGGGTTGTCGACGGAGGAACTGCCGAAGCTCGAAACGCTGATCTGCTCGGCGCGCTCGGTGCCGCGTGGCGAAGCGCTGTATCGCAGCGGCGACCGCTTCGACAGCATCTACGCGGTGCGTTCCGGCTCGATGAAGACCGTGATGATCCACCGCGACGGTCGCGAACAGGTCACCGGTCTACGGCTCGCCGGCGAGCCGCTTGGACTCGACGGCATCAGCACAGACATGCATGCGTGCAGCGCCGTCGCGCTGGAAGACAGCACGGTCTGTATCGTTCCCTATAGTGCGCTGAAGCTGCTGTGCCGCGAAATCAGTTCGATCCAGGAGCGCATGCACAAGCTGCTGGGCGCGCAGATCGTCAGCGAGGCCGCACAGATGATGGTGCTCGGCTCGCTGTCCGCCGACGAACGCGTCGCCGCCTTCCTGCTCGACGTGTCGCAGCGCAATGCGCAGCGCGGCTACTCGTGGTCGGAATTCAATCTGCGCATGACGCGCGAGGACATGGGCAGCTACCTTGGCATGACGCTCGAAACGGTCAGCCGTACCCTGTCAAGATTTCAAAAACGCGGCCTGATCGACACACAGGGCAAACATATTCGCATCGTCGATCTCGAAGGGTTGCGGCAGGTCTGA
- a CDS encoding porin, with amino-acid sequence MRLKIKHSVLLIAASLAAPAALAQSSVQLYGILDAGISWVSNQGGHSVTKFDDGINAPSFIGLRGSEDLGGGAKAIFVLESQIVIGSGSNIPGQGIFGRQAYVGLSDARLGTLTFGNQFDFMYDSFAGGNNEPAVLAGGLYNFRSGPFQALGLPSSNSNGAANPSGSTDWDRGAGEQVFSAVKYKSPVFHGISLGVLYGLGGVPGAFTQGSTFSATLTYASGPLGLAAAYTDVRYQGAVTTDDVRPFRTWGVGGHYDFGAVTTAALFTNTRNVSSGASVYAAEVGANWMITPSVSLGGAYLYMKGNDELNNVHANQFGATLSYLLSKRSMVYVQGVYQRGSDGARAQINGVELPESLGASTTSTQAIARIGMRTVF; translated from the coding sequence ATGAGACTGAAAATCAAGCACTCGGTATTGTTGATTGCGGCGAGTCTGGCCGCGCCCGCAGCTTTAGCGCAGAGCAGTGTGCAGTTGTACGGCATATTGGATGCCGGCATTTCGTGGGTTAGCAATCAGGGTGGCCACTCCGTAACAAAATTCGACGACGGAATCAACGCACCGAGTTTTATTGGGTTGCGTGGATCGGAAGATTTGGGGGGTGGAGCGAAGGCGATCTTCGTGCTGGAGTCTCAAATCGTAATCGGCAGCGGTAGCAACATCCCAGGTCAGGGCATTTTCGGACGGCAGGCGTATGTCGGACTCTCGGACGCGCGTCTTGGGACGCTAACCTTCGGTAATCAGTTTGATTTTATGTACGATTCGTTCGCTGGCGGCAACAATGAACCGGCTGTCTTGGCGGGTGGACTTTACAATTTCCGCAGTGGTCCATTTCAGGCATTAGGCTTGCCGTCCAGTAATTCGAACGGCGCGGCGAACCCAAGCGGATCGACTGACTGGGACCGTGGTGCGGGTGAACAGGTGTTCAGTGCAGTGAAGTACAAATCTCCTGTTTTTCATGGTATTTCGTTGGGAGTCCTTTATGGCTTGGGTGGCGTGCCCGGGGCGTTTACTCAAGGTTCAACGTTCAGCGCGACGCTGACGTACGCATCAGGGCCGTTAGGATTGGCAGCGGCCTATACCGACGTGAGGTATCAGGGAGCTGTCACGACAGATGATGTAAGGCCGTTCCGGACATGGGGCGTAGGGGGGCACTACGACTTTGGCGCGGTCACGACCGCCGCATTGTTTACCAACACGCGCAATGTCAGTTCCGGGGCATCGGTCTACGCGGCGGAGGTCGGCGCGAACTGGATGATCACGCCTTCTGTATCACTGGGTGGCGCATATCTGTACATGAAGGGCAATGATGAACTGAACAATGTCCATGCAAATCAGTTTGGCGCAACGTTGAGTTATCTGCTTTCGAAACGCTCGATGGTTTATGTGCAGGGTGTCTATCAGCGTGGCAGCGACGGCGCACGTGCGCAGATCAACGGCGTCGAACTACCTGAGAGCCTGGGCGCCTCAACCACGTCAACTCAGGCGATTGCACGTATTGGCATGCGCACGGTGTTCTGA
- a CDS encoding NAD(P)/FAD-dependent oxidoreductase, with protein sequence MSFDPLFRVGRIGNLELKNRIVKSSQATATANPDGTVTQRTVNHYKRLAEGGVGLVMVEYSYVDDDAAKALHNQIGVSRREHVAGLGWLVDEVHAAGAKIGLQIAHGGRQKFLATAPIKSASDVSWDEIERQYGVRPTPMTREEIDGVVHAFGDAAARAVAARFDVVEVHAGHGYLITNFLSPHTNRRTDEYGGSFENRARLLLSIVREIRLRIGYGVPLNVRLSVVDYEPDGITIEETVELCRLLEQAGVTAIHASGGHHAGMEYEVSPWYMPRALHRWGWEKIREAVKIPVIASGSLVSPGVASEILASGSADFVSLGRAMLADPDWANKARENRPLDIVPCIRCNDGCLHRGLNEGRSTGCTVNPSMANEYKFTLEPVKAPQRVAVVGGGPAGLNAATVLARRGYRVTLYEAEELGGKLGVATRSPRKQDAAALLAHLLHQAKHPNIEVVKARATVDLLRQGGFARVVLATGSKPRKPDWKADGKLPTVLAAGLKTADELQGPIVVVGGGLTGCDTALWLAQSGRADVTLVEAESGLLSHGEVFTDVMGMPGLLDQAGVKVELGATVCGQDTDGVWVREGEAEPRHIGAATLVLATGYEPDGALLEQLQRELPGVEAIRIGTARAGSRLFDALHDAFFATRLL encoded by the coding sequence ATGAGTTTCGACCCGTTGTTCCGTGTCGGCCGAATCGGCAATCTCGAACTGAAGAACCGTATAGTGAAGTCGTCGCAGGCAACGGCGACCGCGAACCCTGACGGCACCGTCACGCAGCGAACCGTTAATCATTACAAGCGCCTTGCCGAGGGCGGGGTTGGCCTTGTGATGGTTGAGTACAGCTATGTCGACGACGACGCAGCGAAAGCGCTTCACAACCAGATAGGCGTGAGCCGGCGCGAGCATGTCGCGGGCCTCGGCTGGCTGGTCGACGAAGTGCATGCGGCGGGTGCGAAGATCGGACTGCAGATCGCGCACGGTGGTCGCCAGAAATTCCTCGCGACCGCGCCGATCAAGAGCGCGTCGGACGTGTCGTGGGACGAGATCGAGCGTCAGTACGGCGTGCGCCCGACGCCGATGACGCGCGAGGAAATTGATGGTGTCGTGCACGCGTTTGGCGATGCTGCTGCGCGTGCGGTGGCTGCGCGCTTCGATGTGGTCGAAGTGCACGCAGGTCACGGCTATCTGATCACTAACTTCCTGTCGCCCCATACAAATCGCCGCACTGACGAGTACGGCGGCAGCTTCGAGAATCGTGCGCGACTGCTGCTTTCGATAGTGCGCGAGATCCGCTTGCGGATCGGCTATGGGGTGCCACTCAATGTCCGACTGTCGGTGGTCGATTACGAGCCGGACGGCATCACAATCGAGGAAACCGTCGAACTGTGCCGCCTGCTTGAACAGGCCGGCGTCACTGCGATTCACGCGTCCGGCGGTCACCATGCCGGGATGGAGTACGAGGTGAGTCCGTGGTACATGCCGCGTGCGCTGCACCGCTGGGGCTGGGAAAAGATCCGCGAGGCCGTGAAGATTCCCGTGATTGCATCCGGTTCGCTGGTCTCTCCGGGTGTCGCATCGGAAATCTTGGCTTCGGGTTCAGCGGACTTCGTGTCACTTGGTCGCGCGATGCTCGCCGATCCGGACTGGGCGAACAAGGCACGTGAGAATCGCCCGCTCGACATCGTGCCGTGCATTCGCTGCAATGACGGCTGTCTGCACCGTGGCCTCAACGAGGGGCGAAGCACCGGCTGTACGGTGAATCCGTCGATGGCCAACGAGTACAAGTTCACTCTCGAGCCCGTGAAAGCGCCGCAGCGCGTTGCAGTGGTCGGTGGTGGTCCCGCTGGCTTGAATGCGGCCACTGTGCTTGCCAGACGCGGGTATCGCGTGACGCTGTACGAGGCAGAGGAGCTCGGCGGCAAGCTTGGAGTCGCGACGCGCTCGCCGCGCAAGCAGGACGCGGCGGCGCTGCTCGCGCATCTATTGCACCAGGCGAAGCACCCGAACATCGAAGTGGTCAAGGCGCGGGCCACGGTCGATTTGTTGCGACAAGGCGGATTCGCCCGTGTGGTGCTCGCCACTGGCTCGAAGCCTCGTAAGCCGGACTGGAAGGCTGACGGCAAGCTCCCGACTGTATTGGCTGCGGGCCTCAAAACGGCGGACGAGCTCCAAGGCCCAATCGTCGTGGTGGGTGGCGGTTTGACCGGATGCGATACCGCACTCTGGCTTGCCCAGTCTGGGCGCGCCGACGTGACGCTGGTTGAAGCCGAATCCGGTCTGCTGTCGCACGGCGAAGTGTTCACCGACGTAATGGGCATGCCCGGTCTGCTCGATCAGGCCGGGGTGAAGGTTGAGCTTGGCGCGACGGTTTGCGGTCAGGACACGGATGGTGTCTGGGTGCGAGAAGGGGAGGCTGAGCCACGCCATATCGGCGCTGCAACGCTGGTGCTGGCTACAGGTTACGAGCCGGACGGTGCGCTGCTTGAGCAGCTTCAGCGGGAACTGCCCGGCGTCGAGGCAATCAGGATTGGCACTGCACGTGCTGGATCCCGATTGTTCGATGCACTGCACGATGCGTTCTTTGCGACACGGCTCTTGTAA
- a CDS encoding GntR family transcriptional regulator: MVKRPGNVVDAIYQTLHERIINGVYPPGLKMSQLELAEDLKVSRTPLREALNRLQSNRLVVGNSNRGVEVAAVRPEETEQWYALRLMVEPTVIAGICGDLSKDDLAAMRSALDDMDHSRERTKDYQKAHHRFHAVALQHYPNVIHEMIESIYQQIMRHQRAYFSRPRAAEDFIDVDRLFLDALCEGDAVSARHLLEFHLIDAALGLLYDVDHDYVPKSLLMISRGLGIEIDCDDAGVPKRPARVTWTARESAVLPALRTSNLEFVAPSTARPKGKHTATKGR, from the coding sequence TTGGTCAAACGTCCAGGTAATGTGGTTGACGCCATATATCAGACTTTGCATGAACGGATTATCAATGGCGTGTATCCGCCGGGCCTGAAGATGTCCCAACTCGAGCTTGCCGAAGACCTGAAGGTGAGCCGCACGCCTCTGCGCGAGGCGCTCAACCGCTTGCAGTCGAATCGACTTGTGGTTGGCAATAGCAATCGGGGTGTCGAGGTCGCGGCCGTTCGACCCGAAGAGACCGAACAGTGGTACGCACTGCGTCTGATGGTGGAGCCCACCGTGATCGCCGGCATCTGCGGTGATCTGTCCAAGGACGATCTCGCGGCGATGCGCAGCGCGTTGGATGACATGGATCACAGTCGCGAGCGCACCAAGGACTACCAGAAGGCACACCACCGCTTTCACGCGGTGGCGCTGCAGCATTATCCGAACGTGATCCACGAGATGATCGAATCGATCTATCAGCAGATCATGCGGCACCAGCGTGCCTATTTTTCCCGTCCTCGCGCGGCGGAAGACTTCATCGATGTCGACCGGCTATTTCTCGATGCGCTGTGCGAAGGGGATGCGGTGAGTGCGCGGCACTTGCTCGAGTTCCATCTGATCGATGCTGCGCTTGGCTTGCTTTATGACGTCGATCACGACTATGTGCCGAAGTCTCTGCTCATGATTTCGCGTGGTCTCGGCATCGAAATCGACTGCGATGACGCGGGGGTACCGAAGCGGCCGGCCAGAGTGACATGGACTGCCCGCGAATCGGCTGTCTTGCCCGCTCTGCGCACCAGTAATCTCGAGTTCGTGGCTCCGTCCACGGCTCGTCCCAAGGGCAAACATACAGCGACAAAAGGGAGGTAA
- a CDS encoding universal stress protein encodes MYKRILVAVDGSNTSRRAFEAALDLAKSNGAVLRPFYVVENTPMYFEAPGYDPSILRNRLIEEGQELRAEFSKAMAEQGVKGDPAVSEASSLGDVAEIVLQAAAEFNADLLVMGTHGRRGFQRLILGSVAERCVRQATLPVLLIPSAAGTDKEAA; translated from the coding sequence ATGTACAAACGCATCCTTGTAGCGGTCGACGGCAGCAATACCTCACGCCGTGCGTTCGAAGCGGCGCTCGATCTCGCCAAATCGAATGGCGCGGTGTTGCGGCCGTTTTATGTCGTCGAAAACACGCCGATGTACTTCGAGGCGCCCGGCTATGACCCATCGATCCTGCGCAACCGTCTGATCGAGGAAGGCCAGGAGCTGCGTGCCGAGTTTTCGAAAGCGATGGCCGAGCAGGGTGTGAAGGGTGACCCGGCGGTCTCCGAGGCTTCGTCGCTCGGCGATGTCGCCGAGATCGTGCTGCAGGCCGCGGCCGAATTCAACGCCGATCTGCTCGTGATGGGCACGCACGGCCGGCGTGGCTTCCAGCGGCTGATTCTCGGCAGCGTCGCCGAACGCTGCGTGCGCCAGGCCACGCTGCCCGTTCTGCTGATACCGTCCGCCGCGGGCACCGACAAGGAAGCCGCCTGA